The proteins below are encoded in one region of Lactuca sativa cultivar Salinas chromosome 3, Lsat_Salinas_v11, whole genome shotgun sequence:
- the LOC111877707 gene encoding probable WRKY transcription factor 75, translating into MNFNCFKTSYVDTKLTTAFDHNLWSNALFIPETTSSDVIDHRNQSNVMINHMAYQVDEDDDIIGKPWLLEGGNVLVESPEVVGVGCDTKIEMKAKNPKIAFQTRSQVDILDDGYKWRKYGQKVVKNNKFARNYYKCNYKGCNVKKQVQRLSKDEGVVVTTYEGFHAHTIPMPPQDINHISS; encoded by the exons AtgaattttaattgttttaaaaccTCTTATGTTGATACTAAACTGACCACTGCTTTTGATCATAACTTATGGTCAAATGCATTATTTATACCAGAGACCACTAGCTCAGATGTGATTGATCATAGAAACCAGTCAAATGTGATGATAAATCATATGGCTTATcaagttgatgaagatgatgacataATCGGAAAACCATGGTTGTTGGAAGGTGGCAACGTGCTGGTGGAGTCACCAGAAGTGGTGGGTGTTGGTTGTGATACAAAGATCGAGATGAAAGCCAAGAACCCGAAAATAGCATTCCAAACAAGGAGCCAAGTAGACATTCTTGATGATGGTTATAAATGGCGAAAATATGGTCAAAAAGTTGTTAAAAATAACAAATTTGCCAG GAATTATTACAAGTGCAACTACAAAGGATGCAACGTGAAGAAGCAAGTTCAAAGGCTATCAAAGGACGAAGGAGTTGTAGTCACAACATATGAAGGCTTCCATGCACATACAATCCCCATGCCTCCGCAAGATATTAATCATATCTCAAGTTAA